The Triticum urartu cultivar G1812 chromosome 5, Tu2.1, whole genome shotgun sequence genome contains the following window.
tagatgagatctagaggagggcggcggccaaggggaggggggcttgccccccaagcaagggagcgcccccccttagggtttcccccaaccctaggcgcatgggccctagggggagtggctccccagcccactttgggctggatcccttcctcatacagcccataaggccctccgggagaggtggcccctcccagtggacccccggaaccccttcggtggccccggtacaataccgatatgcccccgaacctttccggtgaccgtatgacaacttcccatatataattcttcacctctggattattccggaactcctcgtgacgtccaggatctcatccgggactccgaacaactttcatattactgcatactcatatctatacaaccctagcgtcaccgaaccttaagtgtgtagaccctacaggttcgggagacaagcagacatgaccgagacgactctttggtcaataaccaacagcgggatctggatacccatgttggctcccacatgctcctcgatgatctcatcggatgaaccacgatgtcgaggacctaatcaatcccgtactcaattccctttgtcaatcggtacgttacttgcccgagactcgatcgtcggtatcccaataccttgtgcagtctcgttaccggcaagtcactttactcgtgccgtaatgcatgatcccgtgatcaaccacttgatcacattgagctattatgatgatgcattaccgagtgggcccagagatacctctccgtcatacggagtgacaaatcccggtctcgattcgtgccaacccaacagacactttcggagatacctgtaatgtacctttatagtcacccagttacgttgtgacgtttggcacacccaaggcactcctacggtatccgggagttgcacaatctcatggtctaaggaaatgatacttgacatccagaaaagctacagcaaacgaactacacgatctttgtgctatgcttaggtttgggtcttgtccatcacatcattctcctaatgatgtgatcccgttatcaatgatatccccatgtccatagccaggaaaccatgactatctgttgatcaacgagctagtcaactagaggctcactagtgacacattatggtctatgtattcacacatgtattacgatttccggacaatacaattatagtatgaataatagacaattatcatgaacaaggaaatataataatcattttattattgcctctagggcatatttccaacacttgtAATCGCACACCGAGGCGCAGCTCGTCCTTGAGACCGATCAGAAACTGTGAGATGAAGAATTTGGTGCTCAAGGTCGGATCTAGAGCGAGCAAATGGTACATGGTTGTCTCGAACTGATGGCGATAATCCTAAACACTTCATCTCTGCCTTAACTGAATGAAGTTGTGCATCTGAACCTCAAACTCCTCTGGACCAAATTCCTCTTGCACTGCAGCTCTAAATTGTTGCCAATTGACCCCAGGGTGCGTCTGTCGATAGGCCTGGAGCCACATtgcgaccaggccgtccatgtaCAGCGCTGCGGTGGTGACCTAGTTGTGTTGTGGCACGCGGTACAGCTCGAAGGAGGTTGTGTAGCGGTCCAGCCAGATGCGCGGGGCGTCGCTGTCGAACCGCGGGAAATCGTGCTTGGGCGGCTTGATGTAGTGGTCGTCGTGGCGGTCGAGCTCCGAGGACGACGGTGACCGCGCGTTGAGCAGCGGCGGACCGTGGTTGACGAGGCGGGCGAACGGAAGCTGTGTTGCACCGTCGGTGTAGAGGGGCAGTGGCGGAGGGCGActcggtggtggtggtggggggtgCGCGGAGGAGTCCGCGGTGGCCGTGACGCCCGATGGAGATGCGGCGCCGGAGACGGTCGCCGCGGGATCCACGATCGGCGTAGCCTTGCGGGCCTCGTCCACATCGGCTTGCGTGAGGTCGATCTGCTTGGACAGGAGCTTGACCTCGGCGGAGACTTGGTCGTTGTAGGTGACCTGCGCCTGGTGGCATTCGTCGGCGGTCTTCTGATTTGCGTCGAGACGGCGGATGACGGACTCGAGCAAGTTCTGCAACTTGTCCGTGGTCTCCGACATGGCATCGAGCACGCGGCGGGTCTGCGCCGAGGGTTTGGATGGTGGTGCCGTGGTTTCGCGGGATCAGATCGAACCCCGGGTAGGATTTCGTGCAGGCTCGCCGGAGCGGCGCGCACCTGACCCGGTGGATGTTACCGATCGATCGGCGGCCAACGACGATGGGAATTTTTTTTGGCTCTGAATACCAGATTGTCACGCCCCGATCCAGAGGATTTGGGAAGAGAGGAGAAGGGGATCGGGGTGAGGAAGAACAGAGGAGTAGGTGAGAGCGAGAGAGATGTGATGAGGGGAAAGTGATTCATTCACTGTTTCGATGCCGTCTCCAACTAGTCGTTCGGTTACAAGTAAGCCACCGCTGGCTTCACACGCACGCCAACACTTGGCTTAACACACACGCATACACTTGGCCGCCGGGCCCCACGGTGACCTGGTCGTTGCAAGTGGCTAGCTGCACTTGCATTGGTTAGTCCGCTGTAGGTTGATCTGCAGGCGTGACATAATAACCAGAATAAAGGTAGAAATCAACGTAAAACAGAATAAAGGTTCGGATCTCTT
Protein-coding sequences here:
- the LOC125506023 gene encoding uncharacterized protein LOC125506023 → MSETTDKLQNLLESVIRRLDANQKTADECHQAQVTYNDQVSAEVKLLSKQIDLTQADVDEARKATPIVDPAATVSGAASPSGVTATADSSAHPPPPPPSRPPPLPLYTDGATQLPFARLVNHGPPLLNARSPSSSELDRHDDHYIKPPKHDFPRFDSDAPRIWLDRYTTSFELYRVPQHN